tccATCCAATGAACTATTCTTCGAGCATAGTTACTGAACGTCATTATAGAATGTCTTTTCTAAAgtaaaagggtgtgtgtgcataggtggtGGTTGTCGATGTGTGATATGTCTTTGTTGTGTGTTATATAAAGCACCTTTCCATGAAGAGGATTTCATTTCCTTAGTGCAAGTCTATTCTGAAACAAATGGGTGTGAATACCGTAGGTGCTGTGTGTCAATGTGTAATATGTGTTCTTGTGAATTACATGAAGCATCTTTTCATTAAGATGATTTCAGTTATTTAaataattgtatttttttatGATTATTAAACTCCTGCTGGCCAAAAACCTCACCTGGTCTGGAAGTAGTTTGCTAGTTCTGACGCCTCATGGTTCAGACTCCTCAGGTGTACGATTAAATTGCCGGAGTTGGTAAACATGGCGCCGCATGTTTTGCACTCGTATATCCGAGGCTTGCGGATGATGTGGCGGGACACCCTCATGTGGTGCTTATATTCCCCGAAGGAAGTGAATGTGGCGCTACAGATCTGGCACCGGAAACAGCGTTTACCTTCGTGCTTCAGCCGGTGCATCTTTAGGGAGTAGGCCCGCGTGAACTTTTTCCCGCAGCGGTCGCACTGGAAGGGCTTAATGCCTGccgaagacagagagaaagaagggtaCACACACGGACGGGGCGTCAGGAACATCATTTGGATTGCCATGAACACATAGTGAGAGACAGGATTAGGGAGAGAGGGATCAGAACAgtcagagacaaacaaacagaaagaaaccaaaaaaaaaagatctggaAAAAGAAGTCAGGAAAGTCAGGAGGGCTAGCCTGGCGAGTAAGGAAGCATTTGTCTGGAATCGCTTGGTTCAGATAGGCTGTGGGCTTCTGGAAAACCTTGGCCACTGCTATGACCGATTAAATGAGCGCTTTTCCTTAGCCGTACCCATTCCGCTGTCTCTACCATCCCAACCAATACCTGCCACAAAGATTTCAACTTAAGAGTGGGAAAAACATCTCGCATTATGACTGGTGGACTTGGGCTGGTGCCAGTTGGGCCTTACCTTACAAAGACCAGGGCTAACCCAACTTTGCAAGTAAAAATAGTTTTCATCTAGTTTGTCTAGTTAGTAGGCTCCAGGAGGGCACCATCATGCAACGACAACATTAGCAGAAAGAAGAGCGCTTGCAGATCGCAAACCTCCACCAAACCAGGACATCACTTGAATAAGATTGAGGCCTGTTGCATAATACTGCCAAACTTCAGAATGATACATGCATGCGTTCGTTGGCAAGCTACTTTGTAAagcaaataacaaacaaataaaacactcgcaaacaaataaacaccctAATGAGAACATCATCTCCTTAGCCAAAGTAATAAAAGTGATGGGCATCTGCACCTTCCATATAAACAGTTATTTTGCTTGGTTCGTACATCTAAGGTAAGCAATCGCAAAAAAAGAGGGACACTTAGAGGATGAGTCTTATGTAATCTGTACTAAAAGAAAATCCAAAAATAACACACCGTCTTCAGACAGAGCTGGACAACACACTTAATATCAAGATTTAGTGTCTCCAGTTTTCCCTATCTAACCCCCGCATTAGGGGAACAGAGGGGTGGATTGTAAAGGAAAACTAAGCAGAAAATTGAAGAATAATTGGAGACAATAACATGGTCTTTAGTATATCAGATGATGAGCTCCGTTCATCTTTGACCATCCAAGACACATGAAGACAGGGTGAAGTGCTGTGGCAAAGGAAgggacaatgacacacacacacacacacacacacacacacacacacacacacacacacacacacacacacacacacacacacacacacacacacacacacacacacacacacacacacaggcagagagagagggtgtgtgtgtgagtgagtgtgcaagtgagtgagtgtgcaagtgagtgagtgtgcaagtgtgcgagtgagtgagtgagtgagtgagtgagtgagtgagtgagtgagtgagtgagtgagagacagacagacagacaagcagaacgAGAGCGACAGACAGTGCAAGACAGAAAGACCCAAGTGATGAAACTAATAATGTCTGCATCAGCATCTGGCCCGGCCCGCTGCTCACCAGAGTGGATGAGCATGTGCTGCTTGAGGTTCTGGATGCGAGTGAATCGGACGCCGCACGTGGGGCACTGGAAGGGCCGCGCTGGGCCCTTGATGCCGGGCCGCGTAGACGGGCTGATGTAGAGGTGGTACGGGTACTGGACGTTCTCCAACCTGGGTAATAAAGAAAACATGACcaagaaaaatacaaaataagaAAATCACTTCATGTAGGCGGATAAGGGTACAATTTTCCAACCTGGGTTAAAAAAagttacacttaacttgacgcccaCGTCATATCTATGACATGACAGCGTCATAACAGTGTTGTAACAGTATGGGCGTGTTATAAACATTATTTAAGACTGTTGCCATTAAGTGACACTCGGTTTTTGGTAAAGACTGCCCAAACAATTTTACGTTTTCATGACCATACAACTTCTATGAGCGTGTTATAAACATTATTTAAGACTGTTGCCATTAAGTGACACTCGGTTTTGGTAGACAGCCCAAACAATTTTATGTTTTCATGACCATACAACTTCTATGATATTGGCATAATATTTATGACTCATTCATGAATGCGTCATGACACTGTTACACTCATGTCATGCGTATGTAAAGTGCAACCCAAAACTCCCCAAAAAACACAACTAAGTAAAGGGTAACACCTTATTTTGAGGTTCACATGTTAGCCTCTAATACATGTCTTACTGTTTCACTGACTTATAAGACACATTAAGCAAAATCAATAATGTTAGACCTGCATTCACAAATGTCTTATCTGCAATCAATAAGGCCTTTATTATTGATAGAATGGTAATAAGGACCTCAGGCCCTCAAATGTCTTAGaagtcacttatacagacagGCATGTGTGAGTGGTTAGCATGTGAACCCTACTctaaagggttaaaaaaaaaaaagtctaagaTGACCTGAAGAAAAATCACCTAATATGGTCATGGAGGCAAAATGGAAGCCATTGACGGCCAGACTTAATGGGATTCCTCTAAGGAACGGTAAAACAATTAATCGGACGAGAGGAGAGCGCGAAGCCTGAAGTCTCGCTGGGTCCTTAAGCTTTTATAGTTTCTGGAAGAGCCAACTGAATCCTCCTTATCCCCAAATTGGTATTGTTCTGCGTCCGTCTGGTCtggtttaaagaagaaaaaaaagcaatggACTGCTTAATAATTTAACTGTGCCTTCTCGTAAGGCCTTACGGAGATCAGTGAGCTTAGAATCATGCGGCGTAGAGAGGTTAGAGGAGAAGGCCACTGCTACACTGGGCTTACACAACCGggccctctcttttcttctctttcccccccttttaCTTTTTGTTTTGCATCATGACAATTCATTTTTTTGCCATTTATTCCAACACGAAACTCCAAGCTCCAAGAAGTTTTCCAGCGCGAGGGCCAAAAAGCTTCTGGCTTGTTGGCAGCCGGTCTTGGGCCCCTCTAAAAAAGCCACGACAATATCACATTAGCTTCTACTCCTTTATGGACATTGTATAAGTGAGGACAGAATGGAAACAGGAACaatgaaaccaaaacaaaaaaagagagggaaaaaaagaaaaagaacaaaaagagaaagagaaatcgtGCCTCGTCCCAAAGGGGTCTTTTTCATGAAACTATAAAAGCGAGACGTTGTAAAAGGACACTCTGTTaaaccaaaaaataaaaagacaagAGTTAAAAAGTTGACCAAGAAGGCTTCTTGCCTCTCGTCTTCCTCCATGGGGCCAGTGGTGTTAGGCGTCCCCTGGATGGACTGCAGGCCCTCTGTGACTCCCTCGTCTATGGACCCTGCGGACACAAGAAAGCTTTCCACTGAGCATCTGCAACTcaccggggagagagagagagagagagagagagacagagagagagagagagagagagagagagcgagagagagagagtgagggacggagacagagagagggacggagacagagagagggagagggagagggagagagagagagcttcgaGTAACACTGTTCCAGTAAGTTTAAAATACATCGGCCAAGTTTACATTCCAGGGATGAACAAACACTGAATTCATATGGTTGTCCTAAAACCTGCTTGCCCAGCCGTTTGTGGACGCTTCTATCGCACATGTAGCTTTTGTGGTGTGCTTTCtaatatgaatttgaaaataccTGTGATGCTTGGATTGCCTGGCGGTATATCATTTTATATGGGGCTCAATCCTCAAGGAGGATAACCTCATTACGCCATAAATCTCCTCAATTCAAaacatataaaaaagaaaaaaacacatacaactcATGATTTAAACAGATGATGATTCCTAATTAAACAGTTCTTTCCACTTCACAACAACAAACAGTTTTGCCGCTGAGTAGGCCTACTAAGTCATTTTTCTTTACCAGGAATTATTAGCGCCAATATTTCCTATCAAAACACTGCAAGTGTTGCTAAAAAGAGGAGACAGCGCCTCTGAGCATCTGAGGGGAAAGCTGGAGAAAATGAACGCGTCTCATTTTCCTAGTTGTCCAACATGCAACTTTTTTTGCATATGATGAGTTGAGGCGACTGGAAATATTTTGTCCTCGGCGCCCAGGCAACGGATGTCTgaagcgaccccccccccccccccccccccccaaatccccAGTGCCCCTAAACATCCCGAACCCCCACTGAGTGTGCAACTTCCAAAAAAATGCAAATCCAATTTCATCCAATTTTACACTGTAACACTGTGAGTAAAGGCGGAAAGCATGCTATCATACACTCTGAGTGTTTACATGGGCAAGCACTCACTATAAGCTTGGAGGGTGGGAGGTGGATCTTGTTGTTTTGGTCCAGCCACAGTACACGCGTGACTCTGAATTTAGAGCAAAATAGGACTGAGGTCATAattccactgtactgtactccactGACTGGGGACTAAGCGACTGACTGGCTGCCCACCCGTAAGTCTTTCTGCTGGAAGCACATCTGCACTCGTGGAGGACTAGCGGCCGTATTTTTCTTTCCTGGAGGGGTCACTACCTGCATACTGATAGACGGGGTGGACGTGGACAGTATGGGTGACCTtcagcagtgtttgtgtgtctattgaGGAGAACTGTGctgaagagaatgtgtgtgtgtgtgtgtgtgtgtgtgtgtgtgtgtgtgtgtgtgagttcctcATCCATACCCATAGAACCATAGAAGAAGAAGATAACTGTGGGCTAAAGAGCAGgtcctcctggtgtgtgtgtgtgtgtgtgtgtgtgtgtgtgtgtgtgtgtgtgtgtgtgtgtgtgtgtgtgtgtgtgtgtgaaagcccattgggaaactccaactcccattgtcattgtgacacagcactccacagcacacaagtgaacactgcacactgcacacaacgaaattgcatttatgcctcacccgtgcaaggaggcagccctcagtggcgccccatggggagcagtgcagtgggacggtaccatgctcagggtacctcagtcatggaggaggatgggggagagcactggttgattactccccccaccaacctggcgggtcgggagtcgaaccgccaacctctgggatgcaagtctgacgccctaaccgctcacccatgactgccctcaggcagtgtgtgtgtgtgtgtgtgtgtgtgtgtgtgtgtgtgtgtgtgtgtgtgtgtgtgtgtgtgtgctcatcctCCATACCTATGGAAGATGACTGTGGGCTGATGAGCAGgtcctcctggtgtgtgtgtgtgtgtgtgtgtgtgtgtgtgtgtgtgtgtgtgtgtgtgtgtgtgtgtgtgtgtgtgtgtgtgtgtgtgtgtgtgttcctcctccaTACCTATGGAAGATGACTGTGGGCAGATGAGCaggtcctcctgtgtgtgtgtgtgtgtgtgtgtgtgtgtgtgtgtgtgtgtgtgtgtgtgtgtgtgtgtgtgtgtgtgtgtgtgtgtgtgtgtgtgtgtggtgttcctcCTCCATACCTATGGAAGATGACTGTGGGCTGATGAGCAGGTCCTCCTGCGTGTGCTCGCTGCCTGGTACAGTCTGCTGGTCGCTGAGTGAGCTGCTGTGGGAGGCGCTGACCGGGTGCTGACCGGCCTCCTCGTGCGCCTCCTCATCACTCAGCCTCTCCACCTTCACCCGCacgccctcctcctcttcctcctcctcctccacgcctcCTCCCCCGCCTGTACCCACCCCGACGCCGACGCCAGCGATGCCCATGGCGCGCGCCCCCTCGATGGCCAGGTACTCGGCCAGTGCCCTGCTGCTGGCGTCTCCCACCACGCCAGCCACGCCGCCCGCCTGCTCCAGGAGCCCCTCGGACAGCTTGGCCTTCTCTGCCGTGGTGGTGACGAAGCGCCGGTCGATGCCGAAGGGGTAGGTCCAGGCGAAGGCCAGCGTGGGGTCCACCACGGCCTGGGCCGAGCTCTccgggaaggaggaggaggagggcgaggggTTGGGCACCTGGGGCGAGGACGAGGAGGCCTGCTGCAGCGGGCTGGCAAAGCCCTTGCGCTGCTTGCGGCGCGACTCACGGCACACCGGGATCAGGCTGCGCTGCTCCACCATGCTGCAGTCGGAGGAGACGGGCGAGGGGGAGAGGGCGTCCAGAGGGGCCAAGCCGCAGCCCACGGGGCCTCCTCCGTCGGAGCcgtcctggtggtggtggtggtggtggtgcccagACCGGTCCTGGGCTGAACCCAAAGCGCCGATCGACCCGCCGCCGCCAGTGCCGGCGCCGTGGCTCCCCGAGGGGTTCCAGAGGATGCTGGACTTCATGAACTCGGAGCAGGTGTTGGCCACGGCGAACATCTGCATGTAGCTGGCGGCGGCCAGCACGTCGATGATGTTCTCGGTGCTGATGGAGAGCGTGGAGGTGTAGGCGTAGTCCAGGAGCGGCGCGAAGCCTGCCACCGTCACGTGGTGCAGGTCCAGCACCGGCCGATCCTCCTCCACCAGACGAcggtcatcctcctcctcctggccaCCCCCTATtaataatacatttcatttcccttttatttatttcattttattttactttacctttttaaagattcctAATTATGGAAAAAATCTTGATGAATCTTTAGTTAAGTTTACATGCATTTATTCAGCATTTCCCTTCATCAAAACAATAACCCtttttattgaaaatgtatcATAATAAATTAAACTAGGCCACACACTGATATCATATTATGATGTTGAATGGATCTTTGATTAAccactgggaaaattgcaataCGAGTATGGGGAAAATAGGAGTAAGACGATGGATTTCCATGAATATCGTAATGACCGTAATAATTAGATGAACTGCACAGCCTTACCTCCCCCACCCTTCCCTGTCAGCTTGGCCCGGAGGAAGTCACTACAGCAGGCCAGGACCACCTACAGTAATCAGGAAATGAAAGATATTTTACTGGTCATACGCATACAAATACCATGAAAATAAATTCAAACAGAACAATAAAAATAGTACATAGatggctttggtgtgtgtgtgtgtgtgtgtgtgtgtgtgtgtgtgtgtgtgtgtgtgtgtgtgtgtgtgtgtgtgtgtgtgtgtgtgtgtgtgtgtgtgtggtggttggttGAGGAGGAGACAGACAAAGTTAGTACATCACAGTAGTCAGTAGTGACTGACCAAACAAATTAAACTGAAAAGAAACTACAGCaataataatataacaatataacaaGAAATAATAGTATACAATAACTGCTCCCAAAATGTCTTGGTGGACTTTTCATTAATTTAATGCTTTAATggcttttatctttttttccccttcattacACGGAATAGCACCTTGTGGGCCAAGAAGAGCTGGCCTTGGACCCGGATGGTGACATCACAGAAGTGGCCCTCGCTCCGCAAGATGTTCAACTTGTCCAGCAGCTCCTGACTGTGACTGGGGGAATTGTGGGTAAAGGTCTTGATGCCCATGTTTTCAGGTCAGTGACAGCTGGTAGGGATCCTATAGGAAAACAAGGAGACAAAAAAGGATCTTTAAAAAAAGGTGCTACTGTAAGAGGAAAACTTAAATCGTTTACATATATGAAATAAATTGATAATTGATAGTGCAGCACTTGTTGTTAGGAGAGACACATATGGTGGAGGATAATACACAGCAGCCTTGAACTGTTGATGTGTACTGCACATTACGTGACTGCAGTTACACAATGGCAGCTGTGGTGGGGCAAACACAGAACAGAAAATGAAAATGGTCCATATACCGATGGTTACTGTAACTCAAAGCATTTCCCCAGAATGCAATACAACAACAGGCTGAAAGTATGACTAATTTGTGAAGCACTCTGAGCATTTGACTCTTTGATTCTCCCGAGTCCAAACAGAATCCCTCACACATCTGCTGAGAATTTACATAGCGCTGCCTGGATTCCCATGATGGGGCTGCGAGAAATCGCCAGCCCCTACTTTTGTCTAAATTCAGACATTCAGTGGTGGGGGGGCTTTAGGGCCCCACCGCAACACAAAAGGATAGCACTACCTGACCCGTGCCCGTCAGCGTTTACCATGGCCTGACCTCTCTCACTGCAGGGGATACCACCTACGCTGGGCTGGGGGCGATTTTTCAAATACTTTCGGAGGGAAAATAATGTTTTGGACATGTGCGGACTCAAAAGGGGTGACAGTCTAGCCTATTGCTCAATGGCAATAAATACAAAGAAACAGATGGAGGAATATTCAGTCTGATGctgttttttaaatataaataaattagtGGCCGCGGCTTATTTATGCATTTATGTATTCGTTGCATTGTTAAAAATGTTGATACGCTTCCTATTCGGCAGAGGACCATCGCGGTGTTCTGAGCATCTGTACAGCTGTGGTCTAGCTGCAGTTACATAAGACTGCTATTTGTGTATGGCTCACACATCTACATCAATTGGATGATTTTTTGCCATTTCCCTTTAGGCAGCATATACAAAAGAGAGAAACAGTTACATTTTTTAGATTTTAATTTTGTGTTTATTTCAAAGGCACCCAACATCAAACCTAGTCCACAAGTACTGTTACATAAGTGTAAAAAAAGTGTTTAGAActtcttttgttctttttccATCATCAATGGAACAATAGACTTCAACTTCTACAAATCTTACATAATCCCCTTTAATGACCTTGATTTAGTGAGTTTGGACTGGGAAAGACAAGCAGTTGTATTCTAACAACCGTCATCAACAACAGATTTCTCCGAGTGATTTCTGGAGTGCGAGACAGTTTCACAAATCTTGCTAATCCCTGAGGTTCTGCAACATCATTTTCGATCTCCCTTGACGATTTGTGGAAATAAATCATCTTTTTTTGGTAGGGTAGCCACCTGTGGCTTTTATTTAAAGGCTATATTTTTAGTTGAATTTACTTTTTAAAAAGGACGTTTGGGACATAGAGCAACAGAGACATTTCTCCAGACGTCAGACGCCTCAGTGCCATTGTCATTTGCAAAAATTGCTTCAAGGCAGTAAAATAGACACAGGCATTTGCTCAGGTCAACTGGAATTTTAAGATTGCGACAATCACAAGTTTGATCCATGTATCACTAAGgcaaatgggtcatttcacgtgaaatcagacactttgggacccgacctacccggatttcaatcatacttggtgtgcctttttagtagcaaggtagcaccccagaactgcattggtttgaatctgacactaatattaagggagaaacagactaggaaaggttcacatgtgagggtaggacacagccttgaatatatcagtcagtgttagtcacaaaaagatgcctgtggtgttctttgaaagctcttttctggctctacatattacacaatcagcttggaatacaacaactctcagaatatgaattatgataaattgatacactctcattttgtactctaccagtgcatttgaagcagcagctgtgtcttttgtagataatgtataagtgggtggttgacgtttaagggcgtaacgcaaaaaaaaaaaaaagtttttcaaattcctgaaaaaaatgatggataaaaattggaaaaaatagaaaaaaataaagcacttagtggtctgtggaatttcaccttattttttgccatttttgggaaaatgtgtcctgcatcaacacatagcataggcatgtcacaccgcaggaaaatggagtcacaccacagggaattcactgcattatggccattttaatccttttgtatagcctacatga
This window of the Engraulis encrasicolus isolate BLACKSEA-1 chromosome 7, IST_EnEncr_1.0, whole genome shotgun sequence genome carries:
- the zbtb44 gene encoding zinc finger and BTB domain-containing protein 44 isoform X1 produces the protein MGIKTFTHNSPSHSQELLDKLNILRSEGHFCDVTIRVQGQLFLAHKVVLACCSDFLRAKLTGKGGGGGGQEEEDDRRLVEEDRPVLDLHHVTVAGFAPLLDYAYTSTLSISTENIIDVLAAASYMQMFAVANTCSEFMKSSILWNPSGSHGAGTGGGGSIGALGSAQDRSGHHHHHHHQDGSDGGGPVGCGLAPLDALSPSPVSSDCSMVEQRSLIPVCRESRRKQRKGFASPLQQASSSSPQVPNPSPSSSSFPESSAQAVVDPTLAFAWTYPFGIDRRFVTTTAEKAKLSEGLLEQAGGVAGVVGDASSRALAEYLAIEGARAMGIAGVGVGVGTGGGGGVEEEEEEEEGVRVKVERLSDEEAHEEAGQHPVSASHSSSLSDQQTVPGSEHTQEDLLISPQSSSIGSIDEGVTEGLQSIQGTPNTTGPMEEDERLENVQYPYHLYISPSTRPGIKGPARPFQCPTCGVRFTRIQNLKQHMLIHSGIKPFQCDRCGKKFTRAYSLKMHRLKHEGKRCFRCQICSATFTSFGEYKHHMRVSRHIIRKPRIYECKTCGAMFTNSGNLIVHLRSLNHEASELANYFQTSEFLLPEYLSQMQEESLGHFEMADQAFDGGGGGGTGGNGGSSSSSVQTPVISQVSSTQNCEPHPSSMAPPEAPAPPRGAQGQGRGMAAGAAATAAGVASLVAGGMAGEVVVVSDEPKSSAVGIIGNSPDALEEEDEEDEEDGEREERTKKKALVSITIE
- the zbtb44 gene encoding zinc finger and BTB domain-containing protein 44 isoform X2, with protein sequence MGIKTFTHNSPSHSQELLDKLNILRSEGHFCDVTIRVQGQLFLAHKVVLACCSDFLRAKLTGKGGGGGGQEEEDDRRLVEEDRPVLDLHHVTVAGFAPLLDYAYTSTLSISTENIIDVLAAASYMQMFAVANTCSEFMKSSILWNPSGSHGAGTGGGGSIGALGSAQDRSGHHHHHHHQDGSDGGGPVGCGLAPLDALSPSPVSSDCSMVEQRSLIPVCRESRRKQRKGFASPLQQASSSSPQVPNPSPSSSSFPESSAQAVVDPTLAFAWTYPFGIDRRFVTTTAEKAKLSEGLLEQAGGVAGVVGDASSRALAEYLAIEGARAMGIAGVGVGVGTGGGGGVEEEEEEEEGVRVKVERLSDEEAHEEAGQHPVSASHSSSLSDQQTVPGSEHTQEDLLISPQSSSIGSIDEGVTEGLQSIQGTPNTTGPMEEDERLENVQYPYHLYISPSTRPGIKGPARPFQCPTCGVRFTRIQNLKQHMLIHSGIKPFQCDRCGKKFTRAYSLKMHRLKHEVSSSSPST